ACAATAGCaacaaggtggggagagaaagggagatctGCTAGAGCAGCGGGGTTCTGCTCTGAGCCCGTGGGGCTGCCCGGccgcagagtcagcttggtggcaGCGGGGAACCGGGAGGCACAGAGGTGGTGGGCTTTGGCTGACCAGATGAGAGTGATGGGTGGACTTGAAATGTGCAACGTAGTGCAAGCCCAGGACAGGTGCGCAGAAGCCTGTCACCTGGCAGTAGCTGACCCCTATCCcactcctcaccaccacccccaccccgcagacCCCGGCTGGGCCTCCATCAGCAGGGGGGTACTGGTGTGTGACGAGTGCTGCAGTGTGCACCGGAGCCTGGGACGCCACATCTCCATCGTCAAGCACCTTCGCCACAGCGCCTGGCCTCCCACGCTGCTGCAGGTATGGGCCGGGCCCCGACTGGCTGCTCTTCCTTCCCCAAAGACTGAGGCTGCCAGGCAGGGCACATTTCCCCAAACTTGCGTCCACGCCCAGGCTGGAATGGACAGCCTCCAGTGGTCACACCCACCCAGGCAGAGCCCAGCCTTGCCCTTGCCCATCCACTCACCCCTCAGAGAGGAAGCTCCCGGTTCTAGAGGCCTGCCGATCACCACCAGAGCCCTTCCACTCAAGCCTGGCCACCCCTCTGAGCTTTGGCTGGAGTGCTAGTTAGGATCCTTGGGCTAGGCTGGGGTGCCAGGCGTGCTACCCCAGTGCCCGGCAGGCAGCGGGCGTGCTCACTTGGCATCCCTTTCCCTGCAGATGGTGCACACGCTGGCCAGTAACGGGGCCAACTCCATCTGGGAGCACTCCCTGCTGGACCCTGCGCAAGTGCAGAGTGGCCGGCGCAAAGCCAACCCCCAAGACAAAGTCCAGTAAGTGGGGCTGCCGGAGGGTGGCCAGGGGCTGTACAGTCGGGTCCAGCCTGCCCTACtctgctccccacttcctcctgtgTGCCCCGTGCAGCCCCATCAAGTCGGAGTTCATCAGGGCCAAGTACCAGATGCTGGCGTTTGTGCACAAGCTTCCCTGCCGGGACGATGACGGGGTCACCGCCAAAGACCTCAGCAAGGTGTGAGGGGCCCCACGACGGAGCTAtggcttctcccctcccccacccactgcaCCCTAAGGGCCATGATGACCACTGAACCCAAGACGCAGCCACTCAAGCTGTGAAAAGCTGAGGCAATGGCTTAGGCTgacagcctcagtttcctcctctgtgaaatGGAACCAACGCAACTGCATCTGTGTCACAGGCTGTGTCTGCTCCAAGTGGAACACATGGCAGATGGCATTGCTTAACAGACCCTCTCTCTTCAGGGGAGACTTTTGTCCTCCCCGGTGGCCGGTCGTGGTTGGGCCGCTCGGAGCTGCGGGTGTCTGCCTAGGCTAGCTAGCACAGCTTCTGGAGGCCCCCGGTGCATTCTGCATGCTCTGCCCTTGTAGCAACTGCACTCGAGCGTGCGGACGGGCAACTTGGAGACGTGTCTGCGCCTGCTGTCCCTGGGCGCCCAGGCCAACTTCTTCCATCCAGAGAAGGGCACCACCCCCCTGCACGTGGCCGCCAAAGCTGGGCAGACCCTGCAGGCCGAGCTGCTCGTAGTGTACGGGGCTGACCCCGGCTCCCCCGACGTAAATGGCCGCACACCCATTGACTATGCCAGGTGAGGTCAGAGGGCAGGTGTGGCTTGGGTGGGCTGGGGCCACTGGCGCGGGGCTGAGCCATGCCGCTCCCCACAGGCAGGCGGGGCACCATGAGCTGGCCGAAAGACTAGTGGAGTGCCAGTATGAGCTTACTGACCGGTTGGCCTTCTACCTCTGCGGACGCAAGCCCGGTGAGCAGGACAAGGGGCTGGGCAGGCAGGTGGGACCCAGACACACCCAGCAGCAGGTGCCATGGTGACAGAGCTGGCTGGGGAGCAGTGTTGCTAGGCAACAGCTCCTGTGAAATTGCTGCGGGCTCTGGGCTGCAGCATGTTggggttggggagtgggggtgggctgTACCTTCCAGCCAGCtcctgaggggggggggaggacactGCCCTCCTCCCATTTCCATTGACCCTCCTGGGTACCAGGCCCTGCTTGTGGCAGTGAGGTGGGCTCCCAGCTGCTGCAGCCACCCAGCACCAATGACTtggcatttttatttttgttcagaTCACAAGAATGGGCATTACATCATCCCACAGATGGCTGACAGGTGAGGGCCCACCTGATGCCCCTTTCCAGAGGCAGCCGGATGCCATGCTGAGCGCCTCACCCCCAGAGGCCTCGCCCAttcctcccccagcctcagggctGTGGTCCCCCCACCACCTTGGTCCCCCAAGGCCTGGATAGAGGCACAGGCCTGTCCCAGGAAGCCCTCATTCTATTTCTGGGCCCCAAAGTAGGTATCAATCCCACATCAGATGCTGCCAGCCCAGCCtcagacccagacccagacccaggCCTGGCAAGCCCTCACAGGGTCTGGGAACCAggaaagaccctggcagagaggTGGGTCATAAAGTTCTACTTGTGGGCGCAGCCCCTGCTGTGAAGTCTTCAGACCAGCTTCTAAGGAAAGACTCGTGATCAGGCCTCTGTGGGTAGTTCAGGATTGGGCAGGGCctgggaggagggagacacaTGAGGTGTTTCTCCTCTGCGCTGAGAGGTCACAGGTGTCCAGGCAACTGTGGACACCCCAACCAGTCAGCCAGTTCACAAGGTGGATGGAGGTGCCACCTGGTGGCCAGTTCTGTGTTAGCAGCATCTTCATGCCAGGTAGTGCTCGTTGGCTTGGACCCGGAAAGGAGAGGCTCTTCCTCCCAAGGGCCTGTGTGGGCATTCGGGGATGGTGAGGCCTGGGCATTGCCTGCCCCCAAACCTAAACCTCTTCTGTCCCGAGACCCTAAGACTCCTCTCTACTTGCCTGCTCTGGCTCTTTGCAGCTGGACGTGTATGAGGTGcctttgtgttttgtgtgtgcacCCATGGGCCCTCCTCCAATGGAATGTTATGGGAACTGGGCCTTAGAGAACTCAGGCAGGGTCCCTGCCCTGGAGGAGTCCCCAGTCTGGAGCGAAGGCGGCCTCGTCCACAGACAGTTTGGTGTCCACTCTGGAGAGGGCAGCTGGTGAAGGCCTAGAGGTCAGCAGTACTCCACCCCCAGGGGCTGCTGCAGGCACCTGGGCAGCTCGGGAGCAGGACTGGGATGGAGACGGGGGGAGGGTGGCCAGCTCTGCCCCTTCACACAAGCCACAACTTCTTGGGGACAGAGAGGTCTGAGTACAGGATGTGAAGAGAATTTTGCCTTTGGGGGACTCCTTCACAGGCAAACACACGTGCCCTTGGCTCACTCACCTGTGGAACAAGGATGGCTGTTCCTGTTTTTCTGGTGGTTGAGAAGATAAAGTGAGATAAGATAGTGCACAGGGAGCACTCAGCAGATTATGCTGTAAGAGAGCCTTTGGTTCAAAGAATGCCATACTGGCCCTGTTTGGCAAAGTGTTTTAAGGCAAGGCCTTGTGCGGCCAAGCCTGTGAGTTAAAAGAGCACCCCACCTGCTCAGGAGCCGTGGTTGCTTAGTAtttatgtgtggggctgctaaccacaaggtcggctatttgaaactaccagctgctcctcaggagaaagacgaggctttcttctcctactGTGTCCAAGTCCTACCCTGTCCCCATGGGCTCCACTTGAGGGCAGTAAAAGGGACACCTGCTGGGTGGGGAAGTActgcagggcctggctgggggtCAGGAGAGGGGTTAGGAAGGGGCTGTGGGGCCAAGGTCAGGGGAGGCAATGGCAGACAGGGCGCAGACAGAGCTGAGGCACCGTGCCCTGGGAGCAGGCTGGAGGCGGAGGTGGCAGGCCCGGGCCCAGCACAGTGCGTTCCAGTGCGCTCTCGGGGCCGTGTGTGGCCAGAGACGGGTGGTCCCTGCCCTGGGTAATCGCTGCCTCTGTCCTGTTCTTCTTTCTGCTGCCTTCCTCTGGACTTAGATCTCGGCAAAAGTGCATGTCTCAGAGGTATAGCATGCCTGTCGACTGTGAGGGCCGTGGGGGGTGGGCAGGACGGGGGCATGTACTGTGCAGCACCTGGATGTTGTCCCCCCTGGGGTCCCTGCATGGGTGGGAGGTCCTTGTAGGGACTGGGCCACTCTCACCTCTACCTCCCTGTCTCCTGCTCCCATTCCCAGCCTGGACCTGTCCGAGCTGGCCAAAGCAGCCAAGAAGAAGCTGCAGGCGGTAAGTCTCCATTCCTCATGACTCTTTTGAGGTACCCTCTAGCCCAAGGCCTGTTGCCCCCCACTTCTTGGCCTGGGCCctgcccatccccagccccaaTTTCTGGTTCTGAGACCTAGATGGCACAGGGGACAGAAGCCATTCCCCAGGTCTGGTGGCATCTAGTGAGCTGGCTATATTGACTGGCACAGAAGGTGGGAGTGTTGATCTCACGAAGCCCCCACTCTGCTTCCAGCTCAGCAACCGGCTCTTTGAAGAACTGGCCATGGACGTGTATGACGAAGTGGATCGGAGAGAGAACGACGCGGGTGAGCGGGGACATTGGGGTGGAACTGGGTGCTGGCATGGGTCCCTGGGACCCAGAAGGGTGCCTGGGGTTGGGCTGTTCCGCAGGCCAGCAATGAGGCCCTCCCAGTTGCTCCGCCTCGGGGCTATTTCCTGGTCCTGCTCCACTCACGCCACTCCTTCCTGGCCAGTCAGGCTCCAGCCTAGCCAAGGCAGGCTTTTGGCTTCACAACCACCCTGGTCTTGAAGCCCATGCTCTGTGCGAGCTGGAGGGAGCTAGGCAGGCCGGCACCCCTCACCCTGGGGGTGGCGCCTCCCCTGCCCTGCAGTGTGGCTGGCGACCCAGAACCACAGCACCCTGGTGACGGAGCGCAGTGCCGTGCCTTTCCTGCCTGTGAACCCCGAGTACTCGGCCACGCGGAACCAGGTGAGGGCCCCAGGGCAACTGGGCCGGGAGCTCCCACCTTCCTTGCCCCCGGCTGCCTGGGCCAGCTCCAGCCCCCCTCCCTCAGAGCCCAGCTGATGGTGggctgtgaatgaggaaggggctGTACTTTTATGCAGCCAGCCTCTGGAGACTATTCCAGCCCGTCACCAAAGTCCCGCCTCACCGCTGCCTAGAGGGCCTAAAAGGACTGGGGTCGGTGGTGGGAGTCAGGGCTGGCTGTGGTGGCCCCTGATGCCGGCCGACCCCATGCTGCCTCGCAGGGGAGACAGAAGCTGGCACGCTTTAATGCTCGGGAGTTTGCCACCTTGATCATCGACATTCTCAGCGAGGCCAAGCGGAGACAGCAGGGCAAGAGCCTGAGCAGCCCGACAGGTGGGAGGGGcctaggggggttggggggttgtcCGGGCTCTGCCCCTGTTCCCTGGCTCTCACCCTGGGTCCAGGCGGCAAGGCCCCAAAGTGACAGTATTGTGTCCTCAGACAACCTGGAGCTCTCAGCTCGGAGCCAGAGTGACCTGGATGACCAGCATGACTACGACAGTGTGGCCTCCGATGAGGACACAGACCAGGAGCCCCTGCGCAGCGCCAGCACCACCCGGAACAACCGAGCCCGGGTCTGAGCGCTGCCCTCCCCACCTGGCCCCCCTGCCTGTTCTCATGGGCTCCACCCCACAAGCCCCTCCATTATGGCCCCGGCAGGCTGGTCACAAGCCTCGGTGCTAGCCCCTGGGGACCCCGGTTCCCTGCCCGACGGGATGGCTGACGGTCTGCCTCCCTCCACAGAGCATAGACTCCTCAGACCTGTCTGACGGGGCCGTGACGCTGCAGGAGTACCTGGAGCTGAAGAAGGCTCTGGCCAGCTCGGAGGCCAAGGTGCAGCAGCTCATGAAGGTCAATAGTAGCTTGAGTGATGAGCTGCGGAGGCTGCAGAGGGAGGTGAGGGCCGCAGGCTCGGGGGACATGGGTGCTGGGGGGCCCCTGCCTGGGCCGGAGTCTCTGACGGCCCTGCGCGGCGGCTGCCCACAGATCCACAagctgcaggcagagaacctgcagcTCCGGCAGCAGTCGGGACCTGTGCCCACCACCCCCTTGCCTAGTGAGAGGGCTGAGCACACGGCCATGGCCCCTGGGGGCAGTTCCCACCGCAGGGACCGCCAGGCCTTCTCCATGTATGAGCCGGGCTCCGTCCTGAAGCCCTTCGGGGGTCCTCCTGGGGACGAACTCACCACGCGGCTCCAGCCTTTCCACAGCACGGTGAGCGCTTATGGGTACcccggggttgggggtgggggcgtggagACATGCTTGGGGCTACTGCAGCCCTGGCTATGACACCTGCTGTTCCCCCCACACCCAGGAACTGGAGGATGATGCCATCTATTCCGTGCACGTGCCCGCCGGCCTTTACCGGGTAAGCAGGGCCGAAGAGGCGGCTCCACTGAGTGTCgggctctgggccagcctctGAGCAGAGGTCCTAGAGACAGTCCCTGTCTCCTTCCTGCCCTTGTTGGGAAGCTGACACAGGGGGAGAAGAGACTGACCTGTGCCCAACCCTGGGTTTCAGATTCGGAAGGGGGTGTCCACCTCAGCGGTGCCTTTCACTCCCTCCTCCCCGCTGCTATCGTGCCCCCAGGAAGGAAGCCGCCACTCGGTAACGTCCTGACCTGCAGCGTAcccaggtgggggggggagagggttGGGTTGGGGAGGGTGCTCACCCAGTACTTCTCTGGCTGCGCCCTCCAGAGCAAGCTTTCCCGCCACGGCAGTGGTGCCGACAGCGACTACGAGAAcacgcagagtggggacccactgCTTGGGTGAGACACCCTTAGGTCTCAAGACCAGTCCTGCTTGCACCCCAGAGTATCTTGAGAGTCTGCAGGGGAGCAGCCCCACAGCTGTCCCCCATCCCTCTCAACCATG
This window of the Tenrec ecaudatus isolate mTenEca1 chromosome 10, mTenEca1.hap1, whole genome shotgun sequence genome carries:
- the GIT1 gene encoding ARF GTPase-activating protein GIT1 isoform X2 — protein: MSRKGPRAEVCADCSAPDPGWASISRGVLVCDECCSVHRSLGRHISIVKHLRHSAWPPTLLQMVHTLASNGANSIWEHSLLDPAQVQSGRRKANPQDKVHPIKSEFIRAKYQMLAFVHKLPCRDDDGVTAKDLSKQLHSSVRTGNLETCLRLLSLGAQANFFHPEKGTTPLHVAAKAGQTLQAELLVVYGADPGSPDVNGRTPIDYARQAGHHELAERLVECQYELTDRLAFYLCGRKPDHKNGHYIIPQMADSLDLSELAKAAKKKLQALSNRLFEELAMDVYDEVDRRENDAVWLATQNHSTLVTERSAVPFLPVNPEYSATRNQGRQKLARFNAREFATLIIDILSEAKRRQQGKSLSSPTDNLELSARSQSDLDDQHDYDSVASDEDTDQEPLRSASTTRNNRARSIDSSDLSDGAVTLQEYLELKKALASSEAKVQQLMKVNSSLSDELRRLQREIHKLQAENLQLRQQSGPVPTTPLPSERAEHTAMAPGGSSHRRDRQAFSMYEPGSVLKPFGGPPGDELTTRLQPFHSTELEDDAIYSVHVPAGLYRIRKGVSTSAVPFTPSSPLLSCPQEGSRHSSKLSRHGSGADSDYENTQSGDPLLGLEGKRFLELGKEDDVHPELEGLDEDLDPGLPSTEDVILKTEQVTKNIQELLRAAQEFKHDSFVPCSEKIHLAVTEMASLFPKRPALEPVRSSLRLLNASAYRLQSECRKTVPPEPGAPVDFQLLTQQVIQCAYDIAKAAKQLVTITTREKKQ
- the GIT1 gene encoding ARF GTPase-activating protein GIT1 isoform X1, whose protein sequence is MSRKGPRAEVCADCSAPDPGWASISRGVLVCDECCSVHRSLGRHISIVKHLRHSAWPPTLLQMVHTLASNGANSIWEHSLLDPAQVQSGRRKANPQDKVHPIKSEFIRAKYQMLAFVHKLPCRDDDGVTAKDLSKQLHSSVRTGNLETCLRLLSLGAQANFFHPEKGTTPLHVAAKAGQTLQAELLVVYGADPGSPDVNGRTPIDYARQAGHHELAERLVECQYELTDRLAFYLCGRKPDHKNGHYIIPQMADSLDLSELAKAAKKKLQALSNRLFEELAMDVYDEVDRRENDAVWLATQNHSTLVTERSAVPFLPVNPEYSATRNQGRQKLARFNAREFATLIIDILSEAKRRQQGKSLSSPTDNLELSARSQSDLDDQHDYDSVASDEDTDQEPLRSASTTRNNRARSIDSSDLSDGAVTLQEYLELKKALASSEAKVQQLMKIHKLQAENLQLRQQSGPVPTTPLPSERAEHTAMAPGGSSHRRDRQAFSMYEPGSVLKPFGGPPGDELTTRLQPFHSTELEDDAIYSVHVPAGLYRIRKGVSTSAVPFTPSSPLLSCPQEGSRHSSKLSRHGSGADSDYENTQSGDPLLGLEGKRFLELGKEDDVHPELEGLDEDLDPGLPSTEDVILKTEQVTKNIQELLRAAQEFKHDSFVPCSEKIHLAVTEMASLFPKRPALEPVRSSLRLLNASAYRLQSECRKTVPPEPGAPVDFQLLTQQVIQCAYDIAKAAKQLVTITTREKKQ